Proteins found in one Quercus robur chromosome 2, dhQueRobu3.1, whole genome shotgun sequence genomic segment:
- the LOC126714936 gene encoding WAT1-related protein At5g40240-like: MDVNYYKDGVLPFAALVMVEVCNVGMVTLSKAAMTSGMSNFSFVVYYNALGTFILSLYYIFHRYRSRGPPLTFSLLLKFFLLGLLGICLEQICAIAGIKYSSPTLAMAMGNLIPGFTFLLAVIFRMEKLALRSTSSQAKIIGTIVSISGAFIVTFYKGPPVFEASSSFKTSLQQNLAQMSNWVLGGLLLTITCLSSATWNIFQAAIIKEYPEKMTLVFFSCFFGTIQCAVISLIAERNVSSWALQPRIRVIAVIYGAISGSVIRNSVLAWCLQKKGPVYVALFKPLGTAIAVIMAIIFLGEIPHLGSLIGSIVIAFGFYTVMWGQAKEKVIVGDSVHCLESSTQKTPLLQNT, from the exons atggatgtAAATTATTACAAGGATGGAGTACTGCCCTTTGCAGCACTGGTTATGGTAGAGGTTTGCAACGTGGGCATGGTGACACTAAGCAAAGCAGCTATGACAAGTGGGATGAGcaacttttcttttgttgtttacTACAATGCTCTTGGCACCTTCATCCTTTCCCTGTATTACATCTTCCACCGCTACAG AAGCAGGGGACCTCCTCTCACTTTCTCCCTCCTCTTAAAGTTCTTCCTCCTTGGACTCCTTGG GATTTGTTTGGAGCAGATTTGTGCTATTGCAGGTATCAAATACAGCTCTCCAACTCTTGCAATGGCTATGGGAAACCTTATTCCAGGTTTTACATTCTTGCTTGCTGTCATTTTCAG GATGGAAAAACTAGCTCTGAGAAGTACAAGCAGTCAGGCTAAAATTATAGGCACCATAGTATCAATATCAGGAGCATTCATAGTGACTTTCTATAAGGGGCCACCAGTTTTTGAGGCTTCATCCTCTTTTAAGACCTCTCTTCAGCAAAATCTCGCACAAATGTCAAACTGGGTTCTTGGAGGCCTTCTCCTTACAATCACTTGTCTGTCTTCTGCAACATGGAACATTTTTCAG GCAGCAATTATTAAAGAGTACCCAGAAAAAATGACCCTAGTCTTTTTCTCCTGCTTCTTTGGGACCATCCAATGTGCAGTTATCTCTTTAATTGCAGAAAGAAATGTAAGTTCTTGGGCACTGCAACCCAGGATTCGAGTGATTGCTGTTATCTATGGG GCAATTAGTGGGAGTGTCATCCGTAACAGTGTTTTAGCTTGGTGTTTGCAAAAGAAGGGGCCTGTTTATGTGGCCCTGTTCAAGCCGCTAGGCACTGCCATTGCGGTTATCATGGCAATCATATTCCTTGGTGAAATTCCTCATCTTGGCAG TTTGATTGGTTCTATTGTAATTGCCTTTGGATTTTATACTGTGATGTGGGGGCAAGCCAAGGAGAAAGTAATTGTTGGTGACAGTGTTCATTGCTTGGAATCATCCACCCAAAAGACCCCACTTTTGCAAAACACATAA